TTGAAGTAGCGTACAGCTTCCTGAAGGTTTTGTGCAAGGTTCAGAAGTTGTTGTGAACTTTGAGCCAGTTCATCAGAACTGGAAGCGTTTTCCTGGGTAATCATGTTTAGTTGCTGCATTGCCATATTTATTTGATCGGCACCGGTCTTTTGTTCAAGACTTGCGGCAGCAATTTCCTTGATAAGCATGGTAGTCTTTTCGATGTCGGGAACTAGCAGTCTGGCTTTTTCACCGGCCTGTTGAGATACTTTCAGACCTTTTGATACCAGGTTTGCTATTTCATCAGCAGCTATCTTACTTCTTTCAGCAAGTTTTCTCACTTCAGTAGCAACAACTGAGAAACCCCTGCCATGTTCACCAGCTCTGGCAGCTTCAACAGCTGCATTAAGTGCAAGGATGTTGGTCTGGAAAGCGATATCACTGATTATGCTAATCTTCTCTGCAATCGCCTTCATTGATGAAGTAGCCTCGGTGGTAAGTTGGCTTGCAATATTTACGTCTTTGGCTGTTTCAACGGTTATTCTTTCAGTTTCTATAGCATTTTCATTGTTCTGTTCGATGTTGGCTACCATTTCCTCAATAGAGGTTGATACCTCCTCGGCAGAAGCAGCCTGATCAGCAGATCCACGAGATAACTGCAGTGAGCTGTCTTTCAATGTCTCACTGGAATAAACCAGGTTGTTTGCATTTTCCTTGATTGACAACACAGTTTTCTTGAGGGTTAGAGCCATAGTACTCAATTCGGTTGCTAGGATTCCTAGCTCATCATTTTGGTTGACATCAACTGATGCAGTGAGATCTCCGGCGCCGATAGCCTTGGCAAATTCCACACCTTTTGTAAGGGGAGTAACTACATTGCTATAGAGCAGGATTGCAATCAGCAGAGCTGCTGCAATTGTAATAAGTCCCATCAGGATTACAGTCAGAAGCAGTGTATTTGAGGACTTTTTGGTTTGGTCAAGAGCTGCAGCATTTTCGCTGGCAAAGAAAGCATTAAGATTTTTTACTTTTACAAGAGCTTCATCAGACAGCTTCATAATATCTCCGCCCTCAGTAACCAGGTTTTCTGCTTCGAAAAACAGCATTATATCCTCATAGTCATTGAAGCTTGCCAAGTTTTGCATGATAGTCTTGTGCATTTCAAAGACCTGATCCATGGTTTCAAAGACGATGCTCAGAGTATCTCTGTTTTCTTGTTTTTTCCATTCTGTCGCAAGTATTTCCAACTGTGCCTTCACTTCAGGCCATTCGGTCTTGTGCAGATTTTCAAGACGGATTTTGTCCGGGGTACCGGGTTGTTTATCAACAAACACCCAGTTTCTGATGAGCATCTTACTTTGTGTAATCAACACATCAAGTTTATTAAGTGTCTGGAGAGTGGGTGCATATACATTGGTAACCCTGTTATTCAAACTAGTATTACGTGTTAATGTAGTAATAGTCAGTACGCTGTTTAGCAGCACAGCTAGCAGGATAACTCCAAATCCATATAATAGCTTCTGTCGAATCAGAAAGTTCTTGCCCAAGTTTATCCTAATCTTCATTTTCCTAATATTTTATTCAATCTGTATAATTCCATGCCCCAACTGGCCACGAAATATCTTTGTGACCAGCCAATAAATAAAGGTTTCAATGTCTGGCTTAAGGGTTAAAGTACAATCGCTGCTGCCATTGATTCAAGACGGGAACTAAATTGAAGTCCCATCCAAGCTGCATTTCCTTTGTGTAGTTCGAATTTGAGTGCACCATCCCGAATCACAAAATTGATGGCAGCTCCGTGGTTCGTGGCACCGTCGGTTTCTGCTATAATAAGGCTCTTATTTTTCTTTGCTTTTTCGATAAGTTGCTCCGAACTGCTTCTAATATTTACAGCCGAAGACACATAAATTACCTGACAGTTATCAACCTCATCAATTGAGCGGAACTCCTTAACAATGATGTCCTGGAATCCGAATTTCTTTCCGGCAGATTGCTCTCTGATCCAGTCAGCAACTTCCTTGTTCCTTACGACACCAATTACAAAGTCTCCTTTAAGAGATTGATCTGGCCACCCTATGTACCTTATGAAATTCAAAGTAAATACTGCCTTATACTTTGCCTCCTGAGCCTCTGTTTTAAACAGTGGCAGAGACAACAACATCAATAAAAATAATACCCTTTTCATTGCTATAGATTTCCATTTTCAATTCAACGTGTGGGAATGTTACGAAGGGATTTGGTTTTGGTTTCTTTTTTGTGTATTTTTTTGTTTTAAGACCATATTGTTCAGCGTTTTTTACAAAACTTACAATCTAGTAATTTTTTCATACTCTTATTAAACAAGAATAGGCTTTTTGCTCTTATAATGGATCTATATTGATTGTTTTGGGGCAAATTTCAATAAATTTGCCTTGGAGTAACATTCCGGCAGCAAATGCTTTACCGGATACTAACGAATTTTGATAATGAAGTATTCGGATGCCTGCAGGCAACAGATTGAAGAGGTCCTTACATCGATAGTTAAAAATCGTCAACCAGAAGGTTTGTATAAACCTGTGGAGTATATATTGTCTATAGGTGGTAAACGTATCAGGCCGATGTTATGTATGTTGGGATGTGCCTTGTATGACAAGAGCAAAGTTGACCAATGTTTATATCCTGCCGTGGGGCTTGAGTTATTCCATAATTTTACACTACTCCATGATGATATAATGGACGCCTCGGAGATGCGTCGGAACAAACCTACTGTGCATATCAAGTGGGATGATCGTACGGCAATTCTGTCAGGTGATGCCATGATGATCTTAGCTTATCAGATGGTCACCAGGGCCCCTGCAGGCAACTTGCCCAAGGTGTTGGAACTATTTAACAGAACTGCTATAGAAGTGTGTGAAGGCCAGCAGTATGATATGTATTTTGAGTCCAGGATGGACATCAGTGGGGATGAATACCTTGAGATGATAAGGCTTAAGACAGCAGTTTTGCTGGGAGCCTGTCTGCAGACTGGTGCGATTATCGGAGGAGCATCTGACCAGGCTTCAGAGGCCCTTTACAAGTTTGGTTGTGATGCAGGTATGGCATTTCAGTTGCAGGATGACTGGCTTGACGTGTATGGAGACGAGGAAAAGTTTGGCAAGCCAATAGGAGGAGATATTGTAATAAATAAGAAAACATTTTTGTTGATAACAGCGTATAACAGTCTCCCGGAAGCTGCCCGCAAAGAGTTGTTGTACTGGTTGGAAAAGAAGGACTTTGACAGGCAGGATAAAATAGATGCAGTACGCAATCTCTATGATG
The genomic region above belongs to Xiashengella succiniciproducens and contains:
- a CDS encoding methyl-accepting chemotaxis protein; translation: MKIRINLGKNFLIRQKLLYGFGVILLAVLLNSVLTITTLTRNTSLNNRVTNVYAPTLQTLNKLDVLITQSKMLIRNWVFVDKQPGTPDKIRLENLHKTEWPEVKAQLEILATEWKKQENRDTLSIVFETMDQVFEMHKTIMQNLASFNDYEDIMLFFEAENLVTEGGDIMKLSDEALVKVKNLNAFFASENAAALDQTKKSSNTLLLTVILMGLITIAAALLIAILLYSNVVTPLTKGVEFAKAIGAGDLTASVDVNQNDELGILATELSTMALTLKKTVLSIKENANNLVYSSETLKDSSLQLSRGSADQAASAEEVSTSIEEMVANIEQNNENAIETERITVETAKDVNIASQLTTEATSSMKAIAEKISIISDIAFQTNILALNAAVEAARAGEHGRGFSVVATEVRKLAERSKIAADEIANLVSKGLKVSQQAGEKARLLVPDIEKTTMLIKEIAAASLEQKTGADQINMAMQQLNMITQENASSSDELAQSSQQLLNLAQNLQEAVRYFKIGEEESIPGKGKKPEQPAPQATKPSKEVSTVVEAKPKEVRVKGKVDKTEKVKAPKPTTGNLGDFSKDFDLDLENYEKF
- a CDS encoding YfiR family protein; protein product: MKRVLFLLMLLSLPLFKTEAQEAKYKAVFTLNFIRYIGWPDQSLKGDFVIGVVRNKEVADWIREQSAGKKFGFQDIIVKEFRSIDEVDNCQVIYVSSAVNIRSSSEQLIEKAKKNKSLIIAETDGATNHGAAINFVIRDGALKFELHKGNAAWMGLQFSSRLESMAAAIVL
- a CDS encoding polyprenyl synthetase family protein produces the protein MKYSDACRQQIEEVLTSIVKNRQPEGLYKPVEYILSIGGKRIRPMLCMLGCALYDKSKVDQCLYPAVGLELFHNFTLLHDDIMDASEMRRNKPTVHIKWDDRTAILSGDAMMILAYQMVTRAPAGNLPKVLELFNRTAIEVCEGQQYDMYFESRMDISGDEYLEMIRLKTAVLLGACLQTGAIIGGASDQASEALYKFGCDAGMAFQLQDDWLDVYGDEEKFGKPIGGDIVINKKTFLLITAYNSLPEAARKELLYWLEKKDFDRQDKIDAVRNLYDDAKVSDTARLLMDQYYSRALEHLEYAGGTDEIRLELKEFAYQMMDRFR